One Prunus dulcis chromosome 8, ALMONDv2, whole genome shotgun sequence DNA window includes the following coding sequences:
- the LOC117638454 gene encoding uncharacterized protein LOC117638454: MPCNRIVVLYYTEVGDCNTVWSQASFGCQGLDGADNGVEYETGVQDETGVEDNVDVEDKDAAEVVDSKEDDGEFFDSDYEFNEEEFGFKTVEVPVHEGAEDTMNDSNEGPAFEAPGEVSSDGEHTSNFDTESEGDEDDMEGDNEGTSKVLKEALSKIKRNTDWNLKAFQGEVLESYHVRVSKTQVYRAKRLAKAQIEGNYIQQYARFWDYVEQLKNTNKGSTVKIKCDLVGGEAIFQRIYVRLAACKKGFLARCRPVIGVDACHLKGPYPGQILTAVGVDGNNGLFPIAYVVAEIENKDLWIWFLSLLIEDLGITNGLSWAFISDQQKGLIPAITHVLPTAEHRMCVRHLYNNFRATHLGLTLKHMLWAAARATTIPWWEAEMEKMKEEDLEAWKWLVQRPPNNWTRSHFRPRYKCDLLLNNLCESFNAAINDARDNSILTCLESIRMYVMLRMANRMGACAKRKHPVGPKIFKIIEKNKMGASQCIPSLAEEKMYQVSHMYDGEFVVDLAAMCCSCRR; the protein is encoded by the exons ATGCCATGTAATAGGATTGTTGTGTTGTACTATACTGAAGTGGGCGATTGTAATACAGTTTGGAGTCAAGCATCTTTTGGGTGCCAAGGTTTGGATGGTGCAGACAATGGGGTGGAATATGAAACTGGGGTGCAAGATGAAACTGGGGTGGAAGATAATGTTGATGTTGAAGATAAAGATGCAGCTGAGGTTGTAGACAgtaaagaagatgatggagaATTTTTTGATAGTGATTACGAGTTCAATGAAGAAGAATTTGGGTTTAAGACAGTTGAAGTGCCTGTTCATGAAGGGGCAGAGGACACTATGAATGATAGCAATGAGGGGCCTGCTTTTGAAGCTCCTGGAGAGGTGTCATCAGATGGTGAGCACACCTCAAATTTTGATACTGAAAGTGAGGGTGATGAGGATGATATGGAAGGAGATAATGAAGGGACAAGTAAG GTTCTTAAAGAGGCACTCAG CAAGATTAAGAGAAACACAGATTGGAATCTGAAAGCTTTTCAAGGAGAAGTTTTGGAGTCCTATCATGTGAGGGTGTCCAAAACTCAAGTATATAGGGCAAAGAGATTGGCTAAAGCACAAATTGAAGGAAACTACATACAGCAATATGCACGGTTCTGGGACTATGTAGAGCAGTTGAAAAATACCAACAAAGGTAGTACAGTGAAAATTAAGTGTGATCTAGTTGGGGGTGAAGCAATATTTCAAAGAATTTATGTCCGTCTGGCTGCTTGTAAAAAAGGGTTTTTAGCAAGGTGCAGGCCTGTAATTGGGGTTGATGCTTGCCATTTGAAAGGTCCTTATCCTGGGCAAATATTGACTGCTGTAGGAGTTGATGGTAATAATGGTCTTTTCCCAATTGCATATGTTGTGGCTGAGATTGAAAACAAGGACTTGTGGATTTGGTTTCTGTCTTTATTGATTGAAGATTTAGGTATTACAAATGGTTTATCCTGGGCTTTCATAAGTGATCAGCAAAAGGGGCTCATACCTGCCATTACACATGTACTACCAACTGCAGAGCATAGGATGTGCGTCCGGCACTTGTACAATAATTTTAGAGCAACACATCTTGGTCTCACTCTTAAACACATGTTGTGGGCAGCTGCCAGAGCCACTACTATTCCTTGGTGGGAAGCAGAAATGGAGAAGATGAAGGAAGAGGACTTGGAAGCTTGGAAATGGTTGGTGCAGAGACCACCCAATAATTGGACTAGATCTCATTTTCGTCCACGTTATAAGTGTGATCTTTTATTGAACaacctttgtgagagctttaaTGCAGCTATAAATGATGCCAGAGATAATTCCATTTTGACATGTTTGGAAAGTATTCGAATGTATGTAATGCTTAGGATGGCTAATCGAATGGGTGCTTGTGCTAAACGGAAACACCCTGTTGGCCCAAAGatattcaaaataattgaGAAGAACAAGATGGGAGCTTCTCAATGCATTCCTAGTTTGGCTGAGGAGAAAATGTATCAAGTCAGTCACATGTATGATGGGGAGTTTGTTGTAGATCTTGCAGCAATGTGTTGTAGTTGTAGGAGATGA